A stretch of DNA from Falco biarmicus isolate bFalBia1 chromosome 6, bFalBia1.pri, whole genome shotgun sequence:
ACATGAAAACCCTTCTGCTGTTATCCGGAGAACGGGTATCATGCCTTTCCCTACTCTTCTTCATTTATTCATTCAAGACAGTTAAAACACCAACCTTTAAATCAGTCTTGTCTTCTTTGATTACACAAAACATGTTGTAGCATTGCACTGAGTACTCAGATCAGCTACAGCATAATCTAGAAGAGCTTACTTCTAGTTGAAACAGTCATGTGCGATGCCACTACCACGTAAATCATACCAAAAGAAATCTACTACTATACGCCTATTCTTCCCACATCATTGGTCAGACCTGTCTGAATGCGTTTCTTTTCTGCAGCGTGTAACTAACAATGCGTAACTGAAATGATGCATTTCTTCACCTTCCCCAcccataaaaaaatattttaaaaatatgagaGAGATATTTTGTTCTATGACATCACATTAAGACTGTCACTAACCTTTGCTCTTCTGGAACTCTTTCACCTCTGTTGGAGTCAGCTCATCATCACTTGACATGCCTTCATGGTGATCAGTTTCTCCCGAACACTCTCTCACTTGCCGTCTACAAGTCCTGTATTTTGTAACGAACCCAGATGAGTTACTCTATCCCATGTATGCAGAAGGAagcttaatgaaaaataatccaactTCAAAAAAGTACTGAAAGCAAGtttcaaaagcaacagcatAAGGAAACACAATGAGGGAGCAACAGTAATTATGTAACCATATGGACACATAAACCCTGGAAGGAGAGGATTTGGGAACTGATGTAAAAGAGGTTACAGCAACATCCCTGATCTCCCCTCATGAAACATGTAGTAACCTTCACTTGACCTCATTTCCACTGAGGCTAAATGACTCATCCTATCTGGAACACTGAACATCAAGCATGGTACTGGACACTGTTTCTGACCGTTATAGTGTAAACTACCGAGCTCTCAGTCTTTGCCATCTCAGTTCTGGATCACTCATGCAACAACCCACATAAAAACTGCGATAGCACCCAAGTACAGATTAGGCTCAAAAAACTATTGCCATCACCAAGAATCGTAACAGGCTGCAAAATCAATAGTTCGCATCTCTGCCTCAGGAAAGTAATATGTGATGCTATGATATGAAAGTGGTATTGCATAAATACTTTTATACAGTTATTTACATCAACCAGCATTAAAGGTTATCTGCTTCAAGTGGGAGTTCTTATTATACTATTTTTCATCCATTAAAATCCAAGGTTCTTGTCTCAAAGTATAGTTATCAGTTGAGGCACCAATGCAACCATAAAACTTCCAAAACTCccaataacttaaaaaaattggTACCAATCTCTGAACACCGTAATTTCCAAAACATACTACCAGTCTGACCTACAATGATAGCAAAGTAGGGGCTAGATGTTGCTTTGTTccactcaccaccaccacctcagtAGTAACAATACCACCTAATTTTGGTATCTATACAATACTACAATATATTTCTGTGTAAGATCATAATTATTACGTATTACAGCAGGAATGAAAAAGCTCCCGTCATAACTTTGCCACATTTAAGActtgttaatttaaaataaaaagatctaTTGGCATTCAGATTTAAATCAACATGAAAACAACAGATTCACAATTATATGGTTTCAAAGTACTTCAAGCTTTGGAAagcaaatatgtatttttttgtgtaatcTCATTTAGTCATCCTACAGGTTTACATTCATCGCCACATAAATGACAGGAAGTCAGTACACAGCGCACCTATATGTAACACCTACCTTCGATGCTCACACATTTCCAGAAGCTGTACCTTCTCATCACCTTCCAATCCACCATTAGTTGGTTTGTCACTCCCACCtatcagaagacagaaacagcCAAAAGTAAAATTGTATGATTTTAAAGTTCCTATTTTTTCAAACAGGAAACACAGATACTTCTAGTATTGTACTTCATTTggaaaaagccaaagaaaaatcaacCCTCCTAACCAAAACCCTAACAGTCTCCAGAGCAAAGCACAGTAAATATTACTTGCCAGCTGTATAGAGTCAGATGTGGTTGTTTGCTTACAGCAGCTGATGAAAAGGTGAGTTTGATGACATTCCAGTCAATGCTCACTGCTTCCTAATCCTGGAAAAGGGACTTAGCGCCTTCCACAATAGGTTCTTAGCAGTGTGAAAGGCAAGTACAGGAACCTGCCTTTGTCCTCTATGTCAAAAGCGAAACCACGTAATAACTTTTGAGGTTAGGTTCCAACATTGCAATGGAAGTCAAATCCCCAATTTACACTATTCAAAATCACTGCATTTAGATTTCAAGACTAGTCAGCTCCCCACTGCTTCCTGTTACCCGAGTGGTCACTGACTGTGTAATTCCAATTACCTATCCCTACTCTGATCCTCTAGTCCAACACAGAAGTAGAAACTAGAAGCATTTGCTAGTTGGGCCATTCATTTCTAGCACTATCAGCTGGCTGATAGGCACACAACATGCCAAAAAAGCATACTACTGCTGAAGTATTATcatatcaaaaaaacccagcctttcCACTATATTAAATAGAACTAAGATGataaaaaaactattaaaagtGCTCTTAAACATGCAAGTACAGTCTCATTTGCAATGTGCTGGAAGTAAAATCATTTTAATGGCAACTATTATTATGGTAActacctttttcttcttaataccCGCTGTCAGTTTGCTACACCATTTTACAAAACCATACAGGCCGCTAGCTTTCTCTAATCAGCAGTTGATCCTGTGTAGCAAGAAGACTGAACCCATATGACCAGCAGTTACCAGAAACTGGTCCACCTGGCCTCCATCTTTTCCCAAGAGCTCCAAGCATATTGTTCTTAGCTTTGCCCAAACAGTTGTAAGGGGTTTGGAggtctgttttttttaaatagcaacaGCTAAAGATTTACATGGCATTCAAACAATGGtgtgcaaagaaaatacaagatgAGAAAATAGTAGTAACTTTTCCTACAGTGACTGAAAAACACCATTTTGCTAGACAGAACCCTTACAACAAAGTGGCTTCTTTTTTCATGTCCTTCCGTCACATCGTGTGACCTCCTAGTTTGAGACCTTCATTCTGAGCACACACAGTCTTAAAAGACACTCATGTAAAAGTGATGTTGCCAACTAAACACGTTGCTTTCTCATATAATCACAGAATAGCATAACAAGCAAGCTTTCTCCAAATTAAGACCTACTGGAAAACAGactcatttttaattcttaaatattGACATAAAATTGCTGAGTTGAATAACCAGAATTTGATCAAGTACTTGGTCACGTTATGTTCACTATTAAACCAGAGGAAAAATAGTATCATGAGTGTTACTGAGGTACGGATTTCAATTGAGGTATAGCAGAACACATCTACTGATGGAGGGAGTGGGGTAGGGTGTGTGAAAGGagatcaaagaaaaatgaaaaacttcatCCAAATGGTAATTGTACATTTCTGCTCAGAGTGAATGTTTCAATAAGAAGGTAACTTCTAACTTCATACTAACTTGTCAGATGCTGAATATAAGCAGATTCATTTTTCAGCTCATCTTGCCTTCGTTTCAATACTCTCGTTGCTTGTTGCTCAAACAGTACATGTACAGCCAGTTCTAGCTCATTAatgtatttcagctgaaatacagtAAACAGTAATCAGGTTTGCAATTAATTAAAatccccaaaaaacaaacaaataacagTTTCTATGGGTTTGCAGTATAGCTGTGAAATTAGAACCAAAGCATCATACATTGAAAAGTAATATCCTGGTCATTGGAgtttttcaatctttttttgtaaggctgaaaaacaaactaaatACCAGTTACTCCTCAAAGGATACCCAAGACTTCATACAAAAGCGTTCAACAGGATACTACTGGTATAATTCATttgctctgtttgcttttgagcCACTGGGTGTTAAAATTTAttcattaattaatattttttcctcttcaaaattatgtaaaattCACAACTGCAATGCAATTAAGTGACATACGTTAGATTTGATAGCACTATCTGTAGAGGATAACAGCAGTTTACTTTCAGTGAGGCCAAACTTTAGGTGgctcctccccttctcccaacatctttttaaatacacaaagtTTGCAGTTCAGGAAAACAGATGCAGCCAATAATGTAAAGAAATTCTCACACAGCTCTGCTAACTCAATTCCAACAGGAACCTAACACAAGATCCTTACTACATCTGTTACGTAACCCTAAGTAAAGGCATTTTGAGATTCCAAAAGTGAATTTATGCACCACCTCTCATTCAACTGCAGTGCGCTCTGATTACTAGACCTGCAAAAAACTCCCTCCAACAACACTTTGTTTTCATGCAACAGAAACTAGATGAGACCACAGCTCAGTTCAGTATACCTATACCAGCTCGATCATCACTTCAGGTGAGGGTTGATTTGTTTTCCctatattttgtttcttgttacATTAAAATTTTGGATAGGACTGATTATTAACTGGATGGTGCCCCTCaccatttccaaacaaaaacctCTTATCTTTCATTAACAGAATGCACTTTTAtcggggaagggggggggggggggaggggagggaagaaaatacacatACTTTTTCATTCAAACAGTTTATCAAGTTTTCTACATATGTTTTCATGGCCCTGTAGAATTTGTAATTCAGAGCTGCATCTGAAGACTTCTCTAACTCCTGGACAGTGATCTTTGAATTCTTGATGTCCTCCATATATTTTTCATACTCCCGCTGGTGGGCACGGTGCACATCCAATAATGATGCTATCCTACAAAAGAGAAACCCAAACAACTAAAATTATCGCCAAGTTAACAGCTGACAttccaaaatacttttctcattATAATCACATACAAAATCTTTGCCTGTGCTAATAATAGTACTTGTATTTGACCGAAGCAGTGCTGATTTACTCATGCCAATATTTGCAGAAGCATGAGGTGTGCACAAGCGTCATGCTTTGGAGACTCAAACATCACTTGCGTGGTGCTAGTCTTGAAAGCACCACTGACATTTTACCTGGATGCCTCAATAACCACGCTTCccaaaaacataaaaagccaCATTTTGTGGTCTCACATTAAATGGATTCTACCCAATGTAACCtgggaaaaaatacagctcACGTCAGCATGTCCATACTAGTTTAATATAAGTTGCACGGACAGCAGTAACTATAAGCAATCACCACATGCTCACTACTAAATACAAACCAACTGAGGACTCTTGCTGCTAGTAGTTGATCAAACCCAGGAACATATGTCTACAGCTGTCACTAAATATTTAATAGCTAGTAGAGGAACATTATAACAACtctgcttccttccccctcccccttcccttcttACATATCTCAAGTGTTTGCTCAGCTTAAGCAAGCCTGTAACAGAACCAAGAAATGGACCCCAACTTCTTTCACTTCCCTGAAGCAGGGAACACTTTTCAATGACAATAACCTAACCAAGCTATTGCTTTCTATCATGctacaagttaaaaaaaaaaaaaaattagtatttatcATGTTAAACACTATAATCTATAAAGTTTACATCAAACAGGTTCCCCATCCCCTTATTGCTATTTTCCAGATGGGTTTCCCACTCTTGACAGCCTTACTCCAACTTTTCTTATTTGATTCTGTACCTAAATTCCTACTTCGTTTAACTGAATTCCTTTCAGTTGATTATGGCAAAGCATACAATTCCACAAAAAGATTTAAACCAATTTAGTTGCAATGCTTTTAGCAAGCAGGTCAGTGATAGTCTATACAAAGCAAAGCGCATTCAGAGAGAGCTCAATACAAGTTCATAGCACACATTTATGTCTCAGCTGTATAATATTACTTGTCTAAACTTATCTGAAcagctgcttcccagtgctCTGAGAGATGACAGGGGTGGCTTACCTTAGGATGCCTGACCCCAGCTGTCCTTTTCACACTCCCTCTTGGAGGTTCCCACCTCCATCCCAGGACATTTCAGGTGCCCATACAGTAACTAAACTGTTAAAGAGAAGTCATGGCCTGGCatacaactgaagaaaaaaatcaaagcaggtTCTACGTTGCCTAAACAGGCTGTAGAGAACTTACTGCTGCTTTAGAAAATACTGAGCtatttttgcagctgaaagAACCACCGTAAGAGAGTTAGGATTGCCAGCGCCATCTGCCCCAGCTGAAGTTTTGCTTGCTGGGCAAACATAACATTGAACCAACGCTCCTATCAAAAACTACTAGCAAGCATGAAAAGCTGCTGTCATTTCAATGAACTTACTCTCTAAAGTTCACTTGATAAAACACTCTTGAAAAGTTGCAAGGTAAAGTTAAAAATTTGTAGTACCCTACTAGACATCATAAGACGCATACTAGACATGAAATAACCACCAAAAAATCCTCCAGTACATGAACTTAACTTTTGAGTTATCCAAAAGCAGGATTTACCTTTCAGTCAGTCGCTTCTTCACAATTTCCAAGTTCACAGATGGTAGAGAAACAGAGGGATCAAACTTTGGTTTAGCTGGTTGAGGTTTATGCAGGAAAGCCTCATCATAAGTTTCCTACAAGAATTTTaagtgttaatttttaatacacCATTTACACAAGTTTTCCATCTACAGCTCTATAGATCACAAGACTTATTATTTGAGAATACAAGCCATAtgacataaaaatacatttcaatcATCAAATGAAGTACAGAAAAGTACAACAcacaagcaaggaaaacaaagtataAAAACTGCATATGTATGTTGTATAAAAACATACAGTGCATACACATATAAATAGCTCAAAGTAATCCCTAATTTAGGGTACACTTAAGTTGCTGTCTTggtctgaaaaaataaatagctttcaATAATGCATAACGCTTCTGTACTAACAGCTGAGACTTTACTAGTATCATGATTCCAAATATAACATGTAGAAATATAAACTATAGCCAAGCAGTGATGATATCTAATTTCACTCatatcttgcttttttaaaactatttgaaTACATTTATGATAAATTATTTGCCACCTATGAGTCCCTtaactttctgttttcttagaGTAAACTTTCTGACACCCTCAATAAATACGTATGTATCTTCTGACAAAGCTAGTGGCCAAAAGACAGATTTGTCACTGACAAGTCATCTTAAATGCAATTGTAACTAAAGTTCCACTGAATTTTAGCTTATAAATTAAGACACTTTGCATTCTAAACCAGTAGAAGTTTGTATATTAAAATGTAGCCAAAACACAAACAGTTGAAGCAATTAAGTCCGTGACTAACAAGGTCTGCTACTAAAAATTGTTTATTGAACAtcagaaaataagttttccaGAAACAAAGTAGGCTAGGAGGACCTAAGATCACCAGTCATATACTGGCTTTgaaattcagcagcagaaaaatgcaacTTTCTCCTAGTCCTCTAACTACGCCCTTTTAACAGGCAAAAATGTCTACAATGGTCTATTCTGACATAAATAACTGgttattcagatttttctagCTGATCCAGAGTAGGTGATTCAAGCCAGAAACAAAAACTTCGAGCTCATCAGAagatacagtttatttttacaattatttaacagaaagaaaccaTAATTCTACTGAACTGTTAAGAGAGCTCTCAGATTGCCACCAAACAAATCTAGCgtaataaaagaataatttttgctttgcgACTTTTTAACATCTGTGTTATTTGAATACTCTTGCTTTTAAGATCCCTTGCACAGCAGCAAATAAGTCAGGCTTCAGAATtttattctctgcttttcagtcttCCATCACATACGGGTACCTGCCTTTGAGGCAGACAATACCATGCTTCTGAACAGCTAGACAGAAATCACAGATATTCATTATCATCTTCCCATATTTCTCATCATCTTTTCCCTGAAGAATCAGGGTATAACTTCTTAAAATCTCCTCTAATGAGAGGGCAGGAAAGAGATACAACAGTACTACAGAGAAGCTCTCTTGCCTACAAGCAAAAGCAACTTCTAGTGATTAGGAAAGCATGTGTCACCTGAGAGAGTTTAATGGCTTTCTTTATTTGTTGTTCTTCCCACTTCATTTGTGCTTCTTCTTCACTTGATTCATCACCCACAGACACTGGAAGTTAAACCAATCATTATTAGATGTAATTACATTCTTTATTTCTCTCCCCTCTAAAGCAACAAGGCCTCTCCCAGCCATTACTGAGAAGTGATAGACACAAAACCCAGCACAATTAAAACGTGCAGATGGAGGACTTCCTAACTGAAAGGCAAGGAAGGCTTGGAAATGGCTAGTGGGATTTGTAGAATTGACACCAGTATTAATTTCCCTAACACAGTTTCTCAGGCAACTACTACTGCATTACAAGGAGCACAAACATCTGTTTCACATCTCCAAGCAAAGCTGTGTATAATACATGTAAATAAAAGTACAGAGTATAACAGCAAGTGACATGATACATAGCAAATCCCTGAGTGTTCCAGAACATACACTCTACTACAGGAACAAAAATCTCATTAGCATTAATTAGAATTGCAGAATCAGCTTGTAGTTATGCATTCCTTATACCCTTATTCAAATAACAAAGTAAGCCAGCGgttcaaaaacaaaactaagcaGCTATAAAAGGATAAAGCAATGGAAAAGCTAGATATGCTTTGCAGGCACCAGGCTTGACTACTTGTCAAGGGCTGGGTTGCTAggacatgggtttttttccaaaaccagtCACAATGTCAATGCAGGGAGAGCACTCAGAAGACTGGACCAGAAGCAAGAGACAGGATCTACAGCAGCTTCATTTACATTACATGCTGTGCTGCCTACAGGACAATTTTTTTGAAGTCAACAAGGCCAAAAATTTTTCCAATGTTTCTCAAAGCATCCTGCACCACCCCATTAGTGAGACCTAAACCAGGCTAGTATTCCATATAAACCTCAAGTAACAATCGTACAGCCTTTTGCCAAGACCCTGAGGAGCAAAGCCCTGAGCTGCACTCACTCCTTACCGTACAAGTCCTGCTTCCAGACACCAGTAAAACAAAGCCACAACCACTGGGAGAAATGGCACACACTCACCCATGTGTTCAGTCATCCTCTGCCTAAGAGTTCTCATTTTAGGAACAAAACTGAGACTCTTCATATCAGACTTGTCTTCACTCTCTAAATCACTGCTTCCTCTCCTTCGAGAGACCTGCTGACTGTTTGAAACATCCAGTGGAAGATAATCAGCCTGTGTCCTGGCTAAATGACATTTCCTCTGAGCAGCCTCGATACACGCTGCACTGGGGATATTACCTGCattgaacagaaagaaaaatctcagcaaAAGACTAAAAGCAACACTCTGTATCACTCCTAACATCAATAATCACCACTGTTCAGGATCACTGTAAAATTCTGAACATAAGACAAAAAATGTTGTACTGTGCTTACCATGTTGAATATAAGGAGACGGAAAAGCATCCTTAAAAAGTGTCTCTCAGTCTAAAAACAAAGCTTAcgctttttttctcttaagtaaGTCGCTGTTTGCCTGTCCTTCTCCTTTCCATCTCCCCAAAAGATCAGGGTTACTAAACTTAGCAAGTTTACAAAGGAGTTGAAAGTTTATAAACCAGCACAAGTGAGGTTATATCTTAATCTCATTAAGGGAATTTTGCATTGTTAAACAGGAATGCTTTGCTGCCTTTCTTCTGAAACCAATGGTCATAATTTCACAtccatttccaaaaataaaacagaaatacaacaaACATCTGCAACCAAAAATACTGGGGAACCATCACTATTCTTTCAGGAGAAGGGTAGCCCTGATTCAGCACAAACAAGATGCCTACACCTTATGTGATTTAAGCTGAGTGGGATTCACCTCACCTATTTTGTCATGTACTTCAAACAAAGAATGTTGTAAAATaacttccttgaaaaaaatatccaggtGATAACTAACCTGGTGATAAATCCTTCCTCCTCCATGGAAAGCTGGATTCATTTTCAGAGTCCAAGCTGTTGTAGTCCTCACTTAGTGAGGAATAACTTTCATCgtccttctcttcttcttcaTGAGTGCCAGTGGTGCTGCCAGTTCTAGGCTCCAACGGACAGATTTCTgtattagggggaaaaaagtaagatACATAATTTCAGTTTCAGCTGCTGGAATCTGATGTGTCATAACTAGTTACCAGTAACTATTTACACCTTGCTGCAGCAAAGAGTGGTTGCTTAGCTATCTCCACTTGTGCTCATCAAAACACAAATTTTCTGACATTACGAGACAGTTATTTACAAGCCAGTTCTTGTCTTGAATCAAAGCATATGCGATAGTCCTAAACTAATATGTCCTTCTGAGACACAGAGCACATTTGCATGCACAAAAGCAGTATCAGCTCCCAGATGACAATTAATTAATATGCTGATAGCTCGCAGCACATTTGCATTCATCTCCCTTGACTTTTAAATCATATTTagaaagtggggttttttttaagcattaacAGAGGGAGTCCTCGTTTAAACTATAAAGGTTTATGTATGTCTATCTTGTCTCCAATTACCCCCGAATTCTTTCCAAGCATTGATTTCATCTGCCACTACATCTTCAGTAAATCAGACTACTGAACAAGGGAATATGCCACCTGTTATGACTAAGAGGTATACtcttaaaagaaattactaaGAAAATTTACCATCTCATCTGAATCACAATCGCAAAGGGAATTATTTCTcaatctcatttatttttatctaacAGTAGCAATTAGGTGTGTATATCTGTTTCACAGAGATCTCAaaaggggagcagaggggaagagaaCTTTTAGACACATCTGTAAAACACACACTCTCTGTAGTTCAATGAGACTAGGAACAGCACTAGAGCAATCAAGGCTACTGACTGTATTCAATATAAAACATTGTATGCTGTTAACAGCATACAGTTTAATAACACAAAGTTTAAAGTTTACATTAAGTTTTATCAAACAAAATTCTACTAAGCTCACACTTTCTCTCAATGCAAAGACTCAGATTAAACTGTAATTTGACAGCAATAAGCAGTGGATAGTTGCCCCACAGTTTGAAAGATACAATGCTGAGGCACAGATTTGTCAGAAGTTTAACAACTCTGATGTACTACAGGTGTTTTGCATAACCAGGTCTTCTCAAGAACAGCCTCCAAGTTCTGATATTTTTACCAAGGCCATACGGAAAATAATCTCAGCACAAATAGATCAAAATTTTAAACCTGTAAAGTAACATTAAGTATAATCCTGGGTTCTGTTaacaagtggggaaaaaaaaaaccccatcaacaGTATTTGTACATCACTTTACTTACTGATGTTGCaatatattttcatgtaaatattccataaaatatttaactggaaaaagtacttacttttgctttcttcagtttccgactgtgcaggcagcagtctttccttcttttgaatTCTAAAGGTTACTTCATTGAAGGaaggctttttaattttaaaaaattcttcacctACCCAGATAAAACAAAGTGATTCTGAGTAACATTAACAAAGCAGTACATGTGCTCTCTTACATGTATTACATACACAGCTCTATGTGTGCACAGCATAGTTTTTGAAACTCGTGCTGCATTAAGTATAACTAATTCTGTGGCTTTATTACTCACAATCCACCACCTCTTAATTTACAGCTGTGCAGCCCACCGTCATCAATACTGGCCTGCTGAAACGTAGGGTTTTTTGCAGTTTGTGTCCAAAGCGACACCTCTACGCAGCCCTGACCTGTCTAGTGACATCATGCACAAAAGCAACAGCCCAAAAGAGCCAATTCAACATTTAAATTTCAATTATTTAAGCTTGGTCATCATTAACTAGCCCAGTCTGGGAACCACATACTACTGCTTCCCCACGGTTTCCTCCAGGTCTAAGCAGCTTTCAAGTGCTTCCCGGCCAGAAGCACACAGACATACAGCACCTTCGAAGTAATTTCATATGTGTTTCTCTCACAAATGCTCACAGCAGCCCTAACCATACCACAGCACTGCCGGTTGCGCAGGGTGCCGCGGCACCGCCTCAGCAGCCCGGGCTGTGGGAGGCAGGCGCCCAGGGCGGGCCGCGGGCCCGCTCGCCCCAGCGCCCggcctggcagctgcaggcCGCCGGGCTGTGAGGGGCGGCTGCCGCCCCGCAGCGGGGCAGCCTCCGCCGGCCCCCCGGAGCGGGCACGCCGCCCAGCCCTTACCTTCCCGCTCCTCCTCGCTACCGAAGCTCAGCAGCTCCTttccccgccgcgccggcccggccccggctccgGCCGGACGCGGCCCTCCGCCCGCAGCCGCTCTTCCGCTCTCCTGCCggcccccggggctgcccgcccACTCCTCCGag
This window harbors:
- the GCFC2 gene encoding intron Large complex component GCFC2 isoform X2, translating into MFRRPPRNFRGRRRAASSGGSSSSSSEEEPEPEPVAAPSPASVASSRSEREPEPDEGEGDTGRAVASPEGARAPAAAGPPPSEEWAGSPGGRQESGRAAAGGGPRPAGAGAGPARRGKELLSFGSEEEREGEEFFKIKKPSFNEVTFRIQKKERLLPAQSETEESKKICPLEPRTGSTTGTHEEEEKDDESYSSLSEDYNSLDSENESSFPWRRKDLSPGNIPSAACIEAAQRKCHLARTQADYLPLDVSNSQQVSRRRGSSDLESEDKSDMKSLSFVPKMRTLRQRMTEHMVSVGDESSEEEAQMKWEEQQIKKAIKLSQETYDEAFLHKPQPAKPKFDPSVSLPSVNLEIVKKRLTERIASLLDVHRAHQREYEKYMEDIKNSKITVQELEKSSDAALNYKFYRAMKTYVENLINCLNEKLKYINELELAVHVLFEQQATRVLKRRQDELKNESAYIQHLTSGSDKPTNGGLEGDEKVQLLEMCEHRRTCRRQVRECSGETDHHEGMSSDDELTPTEVKEFQKSKDNVLEDSRKVFEDVHADFCDIRKILLKFQEWKEKFPDTYCDAYISFCLPKLLNPLIRVQLINWNPLENFTELEEMPWFRAIEEFSDAKHESESKRDDDPDQEVLPRVIEKTILPKITAFVKSVWDPLSSSQTKNLVQLCNSIFEKQVLSKNECSQAKEDLKNTVVLRMKKSIEEDVFIPLYPKSTVEDKSSLCSKFQERRFWSAVKLLSNVLLWDGIVQEDTVRDLGLSKLLNRYLLLNLLNTPLGPDNIEKCKKVVACLPERWFQDLKSGSTLPELLNFCQHLLRCAQTLHKDNHSDETKEALLLLVKIKALHIVEDFIEEYKLEHLKPITGK
- the GCFC2 gene encoding intron Large complex component GCFC2 isoform X1 gives rise to the protein MFRRPPRNFRGRRRAASSGGSSSSSSEEEPEPEPVAAPSPASVASSRSEREPEPDEGEGDTGRAVASPEGARAPAAAGPPPSEEWAGSPGGRQESGRAAAGGGPRPAGAGAGPARRGKELLSFGSEEEREGEEFFKIKKPSFNEVTFRIQKKERLLPAQSETEESKKICPLEPRTGSTTGTHEEEEKDDESYSSLSEDYNSLDSENESSFPWRRKDLSPGNIPSAACIEAAQRKCHLARTQADYLPLDVSNSQQVSRRRGSSDLESEDKSDMKSLSFVPKMRTLRQRMTEHMVSVGDESSEEEAQMKWEEQQIKKAIKLSQETYDEAFLHKPQPAKPKFDPSVSLPSVNLEIVKKRLTERIASLLDVHRAHQREYEKYMEDIKNSKITVQELEKSSDAALNYKFYRAMKTYVENLINCLNEKLKYINELELAVHVLFEQQATRVLKRRQDELKNESAYIQHLTSGSDKPTNGGLEGDEKVQLLEMCEHRRTCRRQVRECSGETDHHEGMSSDDELTPTEVKEFQKSKDNVLEDSRKVFEDVHADFCDIRKILLKFQEWKEKFPDTYCDAYISFCLPKLLNPLIRVQLINWNPLEQNFTELEEMPWFRAIEEFSDAKHESESKRDDDPDQEVLPRVIEKTILPKITAFVKSVWDPLSSSQTKNLVQLCNSIFEKQVLSKNECSQAKEDLKNTVVLRMKKSIEEDVFIPLYPKSTVEDKSSLCSKFQERRFWSAVKLLSNVLLWDGIVQEDTVRDLGLSKLLNRYLLLNLLNTPLGPDNIEKCKKVVACLPERWFQDLKSGSTLPELLNFCQHLLRCAQTLHKDNHSDETKEALLLLVKIKALHIVEDFIEEYKLEHLKPITGK